In one window of Falco biarmicus isolate bFalBia1 chromosome 16, bFalBia1.pri, whole genome shotgun sequence DNA:
- the OLFML3 gene encoding olfactomedin-like protein 3, with the protein MGPWRCLLLLPLLAGALRAQQQQFMEYVERRLSLLEERISQWHDQSSRYSAELRDFKNQVLGMLETAEKERETMRSEAESAAVRVDRLEREVDYLETQNPAPPCVEVDETLMEKQVATAKQRKNEKYTKLTDCSDTIASVRAMKILKRFGSTSGLWTKDAAGNSEKIYVFDGTANDTVYVFPRMREFTLFSATRKAARIKLPYPWVGTGHLVYDGHLYYIRQQGPFQVIKFNLANKTVVDSSVFPAEEQIPVFGLSPFTYIEVAADEEGLWAIYATKEDEKNICLAKLDPTSLDIEQMWDTPCPRENAEGAFVVCGALHVVYNTRLPSRSRVQCVFDVSGTLSPEDASLVYFPKRYGSHSSMKYSPRERQIYAWDDGYQIIYRMEMKKKLEV; encoded by the exons ATGGGGCCCTGGcgctgcctgctcctcctgccgCTCCTGGCCGGGGCCCTGCgcgcccagcagcagcagttcatGGAGTACGTGGAGCGGCGCCTCAGCCTCCTGGAG GAGAGGATCTCACAGTGGCATGACCAGAGCAGCCGCTACTCCGCAGAGCTGCGGGACTTCAAGAACCAGGTACTGGGAATGCTTGAGACAGCGGAGAAGGAGCGGGAGACAATGCGGTCGGAGGCAGAGAGCGCAGCGGTGCGTGTGGACCGACTGGAGCGTGAAGTGGACTACCTGGAAACGCAGAACCCCGCACCGCCCTGCGTGGAGGTAGATGAGACACTGATGGAGAAGCAAGTGGCCACGGCCAAGCAGAGGAAGAACGAGAAATACACCAAGCTGACAG ACTGCAGCGACACCATTGCCAGTGTCAGAGCCATGAAGATCCTGAAGCGTTTCGGCAGCACCTCAGGGCTCTGGACCAAAGATGCTGCGGGGAACTCTGAGAAGATCTATGTCTTTGACGGCACTGCCAATGACACTGTGTACGTCTTCCCCCGCATGCGGGAGTTCACCCTCTTCTCCGCCACCCGCAAGGCTGCCCGCATCAAGCTTCCCTACCCCTGGGTGGGCACCGGGCACCTTGTCTATGATGGGCACCTCTACTACATCCGCCAGCAGGGCCCCTTCCAGGTGATCAAGTTCAACCTGGCCAACAAGACAGTCGTGGACAGCTCGGTGTTCCCAGCCGAGGAGCAGATCCCTGTCTTTGGGCTCTCCCCCTTCACCTACATCGAGGTGGCGGCGGATGAGGAGGGGCTCTGGGCCATCTACGCCACCAAGGAGGACGAGAAGAACATATGCCTGGCCAAGCTGGACCCCACCTCGCTGGACATCGAACAGATGTGGGACACACCGTGCCCACGGGAGAACGCTGAGGGTGCCTTTGTGGTGTGTGGGGCACTGCATGTGGTCTACAACACTCGCCTGCCCAGCCGCTCCCGTGTGCAGTGTGTCTTTGATGTCAGTGGCACGCTGTCCCCCGAGGACGCCTCCCTCGTCTACTTCCCCAAGCGCTATGGCTCCCACTCCAGCATGAAGTACAGTCCCCGGGAGAGGCAGATCTATGCCTGGGATGACGGCTACCAGATCATCTACCGCATGGAGATGAAGAAGAAGCTGGAGGTCTGA